A region of the Candidatus Methylomirabilota bacterium genome:
GAGAATGGTAAGGAAATAGAGGAGGTTGATCAACAAAAACTGATACTGAAAACGGTCTACGAGGATCTGTCTTCTCTTGTAGGGGCGCTTGGCCATCTACCGTTTCTCTTTCGTCCAGGTGAAGTGCTTTTGATTCTTGAAGCGGATGACACCATGATTCGTTGAATCATAGTAAATGGAGAACGTATATTGCTGTCCCTCGCGATTCAGGTAGTGAATATTGTAGAGAAGGCCTTCCTCATCACGGGTTCGTTCGATGCTGGCTATGGGATACGTGTCGACGTTGTCTCCTCCAGTTCCAAAGATGATTGCGTCTTTCGTGAGCTCGAAGAAACGATCGGCGTACTTCGGTTCCGAGGTCTTCCACACCCCTAAGAGATTCGCCGGAAGGGGGTTATCTTTCTGCGATTGGCATCCCATGATTGTGGCGAGAAGGACCATCGCGATGAAGATCCGTGTGGATGTCATCTGCCTCTACCTCCAGTTGTGGCGCGGGGCGGCTCCTGCCTTTCCCCCTGCGATGTGCATACGCCGAAACATCCTGCACCTGCTTAGGGAGATCTCCTCGAGGCAAGGCAGCAAAAGGTGTACGCCCCAAAGCAGGTGGCTCGAACGCCAGGGTTTTGGGAGGATAGTGGGCATTTCTTATATTACCTCAAGTTCGGGTAAGGTACGCAGCTGCCTTGTGCATTAACTCGGGGCGATCCCCGGAATTACTGATCATAAGGTTGCAGGCGCTGCACAATAGCCCTCGAACCTTCCCAGTCCGGCGGCAGCCGTTAATAGATAGCCGCCTTCCGTTCGGCCGGGCCCCGCAGATTGCGAAAAGACCACCCTGTTTTTCGTACATCCGATCCCACTGCTCAGACCCTCCTCGGGGGTGCATC
Encoded here:
- a CDS encoding endonuclease domain-containing protein, giving the protein MHPRGGSEQWDRMYEKQGGLFAICGARPNGRRLSINGCRRTGKVRGLLCSACNLMISNSGDRPELMHKAAAYLTRT